Genomic segment of Populus nigra chromosome 14, ddPopNigr1.1, whole genome shotgun sequence:
GTAGCTTGTGGAGAACCTGGAGAATCTGGAGTTCAGTTAAATTTGAGACTGATCgcttaaaaacaaatcatcttTTGAAGATTGTGTACTACGAGGACCTAATTCTAATTATCTAATGGCGGTAACTTCGTGCCTGTATTCCTTGTCTCATTCATTGTTACGAAATGACCTGTCTAAAATCCAAAAGCAGATAATTGGTGCCGAAAAGGTACCTGTAAGACCAATTTCCCTTTCAAGATCTGGTGGAGTCAACATGTCATAGCCAATGATTGATGAGCTGAACCCAGGGGCATATTCCTCAATCAAGCTAAAACATTTTTGTGCAAATGATTCCTATAAAgcagatcatttttttttcagagtTCAAAAGATGAAACTTGCACCTTTTACTGAATGGAAGTGAGAATCACATGTAGCATGAGAAATTAGAAGCATTATCATGTATAAAACTTAAGACTGTAATAAACACTAGCTGACattgtaaaagaagaaaaacgagATCTTCTGGTCAAACACTGAGAGACTCAGCCTAGATCGTAGGCACAGGGGGGCCAATTATAAGGTCACAGTAATGTTTAAGTTCCCCCAACCTTGGAAGTAGAGgctaaaatttcaacaatttaactTACTCTATAAGCAGAATCTCCCCAGCTTCCATCTGAAGGCTTATAGGGTGTGTATTGGACAAACAAGTTGATCACATGCTTACCTGCAAATAGAGGGTAACATTCCAATGGTGTTGTCCAATACAGGAAATTATAACAGATTAAGTTGCATCAAAAACAAAGTTTCATGTACCAGGAGGAGAAATAGTTTTGTCCAATACAGAAGGAATTGTCATTTCGATAACTGGCCTTCTTGATGGTACCCCATTGACAGCATCTTGACAAGCCAAATCAATCTCCTCCATACTTTTAAAGAAACACAGAACAAAAGTGTGCAGTGGATTGTCAATTCTCCATTAAGGtagtaaaaatcaaatctaataataaaAGGTGGTGATAGTTTGTTTGAGGCATCATCCAGTAATGTTTTGCAGGATCATCCAGTAATGTTTTACAGTTGTCAGTAGTTGTCCACTGGGCTGGATGTTTTTTCCAGCCACCATTGTAACAACCAGTAATTCTACAAGATATCTAACTCTATTGCTAAGAACTTTTTGCATGATTACCACCATTTCTTTCCAGCTTGATGTCACTAGTAAGAAAATCAGCAGAAATGAGTTACCTGTTCAGTAGACACACCCCTACTTCCTGTTTCAATTCTAACAAATAACAAACTGAAACACATTATACAAACAGCAGCAAAAGAAAAGCTGGctaaatcaatcaattacaTCACCATGCAAGTTCTAGTGTCTCCCTAAATTGAGATCAGCTAGCAGAAAACTAGAAGAAAATTTTGGCCCATGATTGGCTAATCATCTTCTACTCTATTTGGGTCTCAACGCCcactttaaaacttaaaaatcaagAGTCTTACAGATTAGGTCAAGAACCAACAGAACAGTACTGCAGATCTAAAAGGATACCTCTCTGAACCAATATGAATAGTGCCCACGTGCTGAGGACCAGCATCAGGATGGTTCAACTTGCAGCATTGAAATTGGGGGAGTTTATCAACAGCTAGATTAATCTTTGTAGTTGCCTGTATTTGTTTGCAGAACCACGAAGATTGGGTCTAAATAGAATCAAGCTATGCATTTATGACAGAAATTTCAAgtcaaaaaaatcaagcttACAGAGCTATAGTCAGAGTACTTCAGGGCACGGGTAAAATCATCAGGAAGGGTATTATTAGGGACTAATTCCTGTGCCATAAATGCATAATACATCACCAAAACCAAAGTTTGTTTAGGacataagttaatttaaaaacaaaagctcGGTATACATGATATTTCCAATATCGCTTTTACAAACTCAATAGGCTGTTCATCTCAGAAAAATTAGTGATGgaagaacataattaaaattttaccaaGAAAGTTTTATAAGGAGTGGCATTTGACAGAACAATTGGAGAGAGAACTTCTGTACCATCAGCCAGTAATACCTAAATAATTTGATCATGTTCACTGTATCTGATTAGTTTGATCTGAGATTTTAAACACACTTAATATATAGAACTGCTTAATGAACTAACCCCATTCACAGTGCCTGAATCCTTGATCATCAATTGTGAAACctggacaaagaaaagaaaatatcaaagataGCCTAGAACAATTCCACAAGGCACCAATGCAAACAGCTAAACATACAAACAAGTGAAGTTTAGGAAATGAAAGCATGATTGGCTCTCAACTTACATGACAGTGATTGATGAATCAATATATCTTAGCTAATTAAGTTCAATTAACCTTACCATCATCATTAAGGCATTTCAGAAGTAGCATAAGAAATTCAACTTAATCTCCAAAGCGTAACAGATGCTAACATGAACATACAAAGCCATATTCATGTAGAGAAAAGAAATGATGATCAAAGCATCATGAATTAACTTCAGCTGAGTTCGCATCGTGAATGATTCCAAACCTCATATTAAAAGGTAGGCAGTTAAGGGACAAACAATCAGTTATCCATCCAAAGATAgctactttccttttttttcagatgtatattgtttgttttcACTTGTAGCAGGTGccttaagaaagaaaagattaattgaACCAAAGATACCTCTGCACTTGTCACAATATGAGCCCCAGATTCCCTAGCAGCATTTGCGATAGCAGAGGATACTGAACCCATCCCACCTTCAACATACCTACAAAATATGACTTCTCATGTATAATTGCTGATGAATGTGGTGCTTATAATGTGACAAAGGCACACTACGTTTTTATACATCTGAAAGAAGAAAATGTGTGAGGAACAATATGTAAGGTAAAGAAAAGATGAGtcaaatgaattaaattgagaatttaGATGAAGCCAAAGTTGTGAGTTAGTTAAAGAAGATTAGAGTAAGTTTATTTCATGAGCTTCAACATAACAATCCTAATGTTTCACATACAAAGAGCATATGCATATTGGAGGTACTCTCAACTCATAATGAAAGTTCTACAAGCTTGGCTTGTTAAACTGATGGACGATGCAGAAACCTTTCCTTTTTGAAGACAAAATGACTGCACTGGGATTCAATGCCACATCACAATTTAGTTAGATTAGCCTGGTTccgattaaaaaggaaaaaaggttaTTAGTGGTAACACATtagagcaataaaaaataaagagatctAGGCAATTTACAGCTTTCTATTTCTGTGATTGacaatcaacacatcaaaacagcAATGGAAATACATACGACCAAATTCCACGTTCCCCATCAGTTTCTCCCATCACGTGATGTAGCAAAACATATCCACTCCCTGGTGTATGGACACTTGCCTGCATATACAttcaagaaaccaaaaaaaatggttcaatccacagtatttgctttcttcttccgaaccccccccccccctcccatATTTCATCATTAGAGGGGAGTAAGTTAATAGGCATGCCTCTGCATGTGCACTGTGCACTGTGTGCTGCTACCTGCTGAGTGTTTTACATGAAATGAACTAGATCTAAAACTAATTTTCCACACTGGTGCTGGAATCTTACCGTAGAACCTATCACAGCATCTGTTGCAAGAGTTGCCTTAAGAACATCTGTCTGTAAATTCAGCAGCAGAATATTAAAAagccaaaaatcataaaaacacaacaaagaTTCGAATCCAATGCATATTATAAACAATATCATATTTACAAAGCAAATATAATCACCAAAACTTCATCAAAATTAGTTGCAATCACTTTGTTACCATTAGAGAAAAATGAGTGACATCCACTCATAATTgtatgctttaaacagtttttattttattgttgattcTTGAACTTAAACACATTATGAACATGCTACATATAAACAAATGAAAGGaattaacaaaaaacacttCTCAAAAATTTCCTTCTTTGAATTAGAgaataaagtactaagaaaacTAGTTAGATAACAAACCTCAAACCATTTATTCAAAACCTTCGAAGCTGGAGACAACAAAAGGTCCATAAAATCCCTGCCAAAATCAACAAGCATATCCTAACATTCAAAGTTCGAATATCAGCATTCCTAATCGCCTTTTCTTACTTAGTTCTACTACCTAACCAAACCCACGGACTTGGATCACTAAAAGAGCTCTTACACCAAATCTTTTTGCCCTAATGAGAGCGCTTGCCGCATAAAACCTGCCCAAAAAGCCGATTTTCTCAATTTGTCCATCAATCGATCATTAAAAGACGCTCCATTTTGCGCAGTTTCTGGTGGTGGCGAGTCCAACAAAGGATCCATCAACTTACAGAAACTCTCTAGCTGCTTCTCATATCTGCAAATgccagtttttttattaaaaaataataataaacaaaacaaaccatTTATCTCAAAggtaaaaactaattaagagagaaagaaagaaagaaagaaagaaaactaatCATTACCTGTGATATGCATTGGCGTCATTAACAGAGAACTTAGAGATCTCTGGATGATTAAGCTCTCTATCAGGCCCTAATAAAAGGTAGCTTCCATCTAAACACGGCGTAAACGACGACGGGCTCCTCTTCAACAACTTCAATCCATGCCTCCCTAGCTCCAACTCTCTTCAAGCACGGATAAATAACGATTATTAAAACGACATGTCAAACGCggactgaaaaaaaaacaaaatgaaaatagagATTTTGTGTATGTAGTTTACTTGATGAGTGAAGGACGGAGGAGACTTTGGAGATAACTACAGCGAGAGAACTTGAAGCCTGGAATCAGTTCTTCCGTTACGGCAGCTCCGCCGATGACGTGGCGGCGTTCAAGAACGGCGACGGATAGGCCGGAGCCAGCTAAATAAGCGGCAGCTGTTAGGCCGTTGTGGCCGGCGCCGATCACCAGCGCGTCCCATTTCTTCTCCTTCAGTGAGGTCGAGGCATTGGTTGCCGTGCAAAAGCTCCGTCTCCACATTAcggtgtttttttcttaaaataaaaaaagtttctgTTTGGCTTGTTTCTGTTGGCGATTCTTAAAAATGAATAGTTGTGGGGTTTGGAGGGAGAATCAGGCGGTGGAGTGGAGTGAGGCAGCAGTGGCAGGGGGTGGAGTGGAAACAGTTAGGCAGCGCgacatagattattttttacaatatttttttatttaaaataataatttttaaaaattatttttaatatcataatattaaaaaaaatcaagtaaaatctttttaaaaaaatcataaaatgttgttttaatcatagttttgaaacccaacCCGGTGATCGACCCGGTTTAATGACCTGGTCACGGGTTAGATGGATTGATCCGGGTTAACCCGGgccaacccaaaaaaaataaaaaaatatattaatcacaTGAGGGGCCGGTTAAGGAGGAGGAGCCATGTGGGCTACATTACCAAATTAATCTAATgaggtaagattttttttccactcggatttgaaatattttttatttgagttcaAGGCACAGAGCCCTAGACAATGAAGAGTGAAGAGTAGTTGAGAACTTCTCCTACAATCCAGAAGCTAGAAGTATGCTCTCTCTCCTACATTTCAAAAGCTAGAAATCTGCTCTCTTCATATTCGAGCAtttcactttccttttctttttatttgttgagatGTTACCCTCCTGTCAAAATTACTAATCACAAATGGATTCAAAGTTTGCCACAGTGGAGAAAGAATCAATTGATGAGGATTTTTAAGCTGGTGCAATGGCACTTAGTTGCCACAGTGGGGGTGGGTACTTCTGATAATGATGGGAACGGGAATGATGAAGAGAAAAGGAACACGAAGATTTCAGATGAGGATTTAGAGAGGCTATTTGTTGAGTACTTGTAAAAAATACGGTTGTCTCCAAAGATTAGATCTTACAAACTGTTGTTGTCTTTCTTTGTCAGGAAGGTAGCCGGGTCTCAGCCGGGTTTATCCGGGTCGACTCGCCAGGTCGACCGGGTTTCGCCGGGTCAACTTCCAAGCGGGTTTTTACTTAGACCCGGACCGGTTCCAagcccgggtcggccgggtcccggaTCGACCCACCGGACCAGTccggatttcaaaactatggttttaatagtaaaaacaaacatttcctttatctatttttctttttttttatttgtttgtgaaAGAAAGATAATCTCAATTTAGTTgaactaaaatttataaataaagaagtactaatttaattataaattctcaattattctataaaattattcaaatctataaagaaaaattgaaacaatccgttcattttttcttacaaaaaagaTGTTCAAACTCGAGATCATTTGAAAGAGAACAGAGAATACTAATATTAATTGAACTACAATTTATTAGCAAAAGAATCCATACATgaagaaatatataattaatcaaaGAATGCACATCTGGAAAGAAAACTAATGACAGGAAAGTCACCTTCCATTAGTTCTCTTAATGGACATTGATGTGAAGGGTAAACTGAACCTTTTCGAAAAGTTCAGGAATCGAATGAGCAAAAGTCCTGGGAAGAATTGATAATATACCTAAATTTC
This window contains:
- the LOC133672460 gene encoding uncharacterized protein LOC133672460; amino-acid sequence: MWRRSFCTATNASTSLKEKKWDALVIGAGHNGLTAAAYLAGSGLSVAVLERRHVIGGAAVTEELIPGFKFSRCSYLQSLLRPSLIKELELGRHGLKLLKRSPSSFTPCLDGSYLLLGPDRELNHPEISKFSVNDANAYHRYEKQLESFCKLMDPLLDSPPPETAQNGASFNDRLMDKLRKSAFWAGFMRQALSLGQKDLVDFMDLLLSPASKVLNKWFETDVLKATLATDAVIGSTASVHTPGSGYVLLHHVMGETDGERGIWSYVEGGMGSVSSAIANAARESGAHIVTSAEVSQLMIKDSGTVNGVLLADGTEVLSPIVLSNATPYKTFLELVPNNTLPDDFTRALKYSDYSSATTKINLAVDKLPQFQCCKLNHPDAGPQHVGTIHIGSESMEEIDLACQDAVNGVPSRRPVIEMTIPSVLDKTISPPGKHVINLFVQYTPYKPSDGSWGDSAYRESFAQKCFSLIEEYAPGFSSSIIGYDMLTPPDLEREIGLTGGNIFHGAMGLDSLFLMRPVKGWSSYRTPLQGLYLCGSGTHPGGGVMGAPGRNAAHVVLQDVEKP